A window of Cryptosporidium parvum Iowa II chromosome 1, whole genome shotgun sequence contains these coding sequences:
- a CDS encoding TSP1 domain-containing protein TSP3 precursor: MKTFLRILILLVVSIFSGFVNCCPEYGVYYKGTFCAAANGLEWWGASSWQECRERCRSNLFSLIPCKVFAWDSNGGTCTLQNGDRNCKTNSATVISGNPNVAVTGSCATTCTVSSWSSWSSTCVPKVYGGITYRTRKIASKPKHPLERCPHLQEVVNCSDRNWGKMGSSELNDENSALNHVLSGIINQSALGKDTSATNCPNYDVGILGWGCNLDDDLNYGNLFKTETYTWQDCLNRCKQRSDCTHFNFRYTGTGTSPCYLILGEIGCSFHSIGWISGSRDLAVKYGECDINCVLGDWTQWSGCDSALCSDGKAYSKRTRPILTSPRGSGAPCPKTRELKECTSSYTCMSNSCVVGQWSPWSPCSENCTIAVRRRTVQQIPSPGGTPCPHLFEINPVSKCQANPSSILNLANQLSCSTADIFPWGSWSECSSTCGGGFKIRSRNSGFFKYSAESCNNQQCSVYNVEECKISNDSSIIYSQFNRLCLITGYSNSEDRLKLLVNYGLNV, from the coding sequence atgaagaCTTTTCTgagaattttaatattattggtagTTTCAATTTTTAGTGGCTTTGTAAATTGCTGTCCTGAATATGGTGTATATTATAAAGGAACTTTTTGTGCAGCAGCAAATGGATTAGAATGGTGGGGAGCTAGTAGCTGGCAAGAATGTAGAGAAAGATGTAGAAGTAACTTGTTTAGCTTGATTCCATGTAAGGTCTTTGCTTGGGATAGTAATGGTGGAACTTGTACACTACAAAATGGTGATAGAAATTGCAAAACAAATAGTGCAACTGTTATTTCAGGTAATCCAAATGTAGCAGTTACTGGTAGTTGTGCAACAACATGCACTGTTTCGAGTTGGTCAAGTTGGTCAAGTACTTGTGTTCCAAAGGTATATGGTGGAATTACTTATAGAACAAGAAAAATTGCAAGCAAGCCAAAACATCCTTTAGAAAGATGCCCACATCTTCAGGAAGTTGTTAATTGCAGTGATCGTAACTGGGGTAAAATGGGAAGTTCTGAATTGAATGATGAGAATTCTGCTTTGAATCATGTATTAAGTGGAATTATCAATCAGAGTGCTCTTGGTAAAGACACCTCGGCAACAAATTGTCCAAATTACGATGTTGGAATTTTGGGCTGGGGATGTAATCTAGATGATGACTTAAATTACGGAAACTTATTTAAAACTGAAACTTACACTTGGCAGGATTGTTTAAATAGATGTAAGCAAAGATCTGATTGTACGCATTTCAATTTCAGGTATACTGGTACTGGAACTTCTCCTTGTTATCTTATTTTGGGTGAAATTGGTTGTAGCTTCCACTCTATTGGTTGGATTAGTGGAAGTCGAGACTTAGCTGTTAAATATGGAGAATGCGACATTAATTGTGTACTTGGTGATTGGACACAGTGGAGTGGTTGTGATTCTGCACTTTGCTCTGACGGAAAGGCATATAGCAAACGAACAAGGCCAATCCTCACTTCACCAAGAGGTTCTGGGGCTCCTTGTCCCAAGACAAGAGAGTTAAAGGAATGTACTAGTTCATATACATGCATGTCAAATTCATGTGTAGTTGGTCAATGGTCACCTTGGTCTCCATGCAGCGAAAACTGTACTATTGCTGTAAGAAGAAGAACTGTTCAACAAATTCCCTCTCCTGGTGGTACACCTTGTCCTCATTTGTTTGAGATTAATCCTGTGAGTAAATGTCAAGCTAACCCTTCATCCATATTGAATTTGGCAAATCAATTGTCATGCTCTACGGCGGATATTTTCCCTTGGGGCTCCTGGTCTGAATGTAGTTCTACCTGTGGTGGTGGATTTAAAATCAGAAGTAGAAATTCAGgcttctttaaatattctgCAGAATCCTGTAATAATCAGCAATGCAGTGTCTATAATGTTGAAGAGTGTAAAATAAGTAATGATTCGAGCATCATTTACTCACAATTTAACAGACTTTGCCTCATTACTGGCTACTCAAACTCCGAAGACAGGCTTAAATTACTTGTAAATTATGGTCTAAATGTATAA
- a CDS encoding mucin-like low complexity glycoprotein with a signal peptide and an apple domain., with amino-acid sequence MLDLESEVCMSQYGYKFPVTKSLLPTIYPYLSIQFIAQVENSKVSRFGFVCSDSLSYAVVDCNQGTVKIAVLLPSRTGSSEPTLHSINLPTGLKCGNPSAQSWVESRLIFQEKSMNDPLLVKGVGPFTSVWTYSTDLNEHTRSFEFPNPCPSREVLFFTSGFKNVQTQMIPRSLFDMKFSTPNSNLLLPFETASSYVIYGTQKYNLETFSISMGLPNYPDQKLVYETSSSDILSLENQNKTISGKPIFVHISLLPFTEQISLSVNNKAQNINKNSYMIWDKKDIENNEEMDSKTIFKKGAPELFTGGIYGLNLTSFDTDSPIYTTYTTGFCAFPGAQLVEPLYEVVDNVYGVDDCNILCQNDPHCWLWSYNIVNRQCSFHMNAVSFEYTSAPDVVSGPRYCQCNYEMPNQLFNLIGKNVKISNNNNNNNNNSGGDYNAYFSENTFECDYPTFGFAITNGDPILNTTSPSPQVCLKEVLADRGGIASYWTYDPITQRCESAVGGYLRPQKFGPPTTPKDLAKNNHGQNNNAFLLGGEVPRVHNTPNNFRKLSLDLFEKLPTINEENKKSMNFENLIPEMMSIPDVGGVSPVYGFKDNKNEKDGDGDGDGDGDGDGDGDGDGDGDGDGDGEEERTTSTTTTTTTTTTTTTTTTTTTTTTTTTTTTTTTTTTSSTTTTEMEITEEANEEEKNTEQNTEFSNLDDYLKIIEQNNENILDGNEINPDEENNEEYKNIYDIATLIVSHKSINELTEEEVTEAQSNELNQEERESSIEKVYEITESILNSLDPNQISIIDTQIAEGIHRNYSIATLKIPFNSFEEIKQEIYNNYNYGYPIYFLKGLYKENVLDFNINGFDDFQIIDLTFLFQNISFCDISKYHATIMVLNIAANIHKLLNCSPHMIQITDFPPTIIEQNIYCQKRVLEYTVR; translated from the coding sequence ATGCTTGATTTGGAATCAGAAGTTTGTATGAGCCAATATGGATATAAATTTCCAGTAACAAAGAGTTTACTCCCAACAATATATccatatttatcaattcAGTTTATTGCGCAGgttgaaaattcaaaagtttCTAGATTTGGCTTTGTTTGTTCAGACTCATTATCTTATGCAGTAGTTGATTGCAATCAAGGAACAGTGAAAATTGCAGTATTATTACCAAGTAGAACAGGTAGCTCTGAACCAACTTTGCATTCAATCAATCTTCCGACAGGTTTAAAATGTGGAAATCCGTCAGCTCAATCATGGGTAGAGTCTAGgttaatatttcaagaaaaGTCAATGAACGACCCATTATTAGTTAAGGGAGTGGGGCCATTTACTTCAGTCTGGACTTACTCAACAGATTTGAATGAACATACTAGAAGTTTTGAATTCCCTAATCCCTGTCCATCAAGAGAAGTACTATTTTTCACTAGTGGATTTAAAAATGTTCAAACTCAAATGATACCAAGAAGTTTATTTGATATGAAATTTTCAACACCAAACTCTAATTTGTTATTACCATTTGAAACAGCATCTTCTTATGTAATATATGGTACTCAAAAGTATAATTTGGAGacattttctatttcaatGGGATTACCAAACTATCCAGATCAGAAATTAGTATATGAGACAAGCTCGAGTGATATTTTATCTTTggaaaatcaaaataagaCAATTTCAGGAAAGCCTATTTTTGTTCATATAAGCCTACTTCCATTCACAGAACAAATTTCACTTTCAGTTAATAACAAAGCTCAAAACATTAATAAGAATTCATATATGATTTGGGATAAGaaagatattgaaaataatgaagaaatggATTCAAAGACCATATTTAAGAAAGGAGCACCTGAACTTTTTACTGGAGGTATATATGGATTAAATTTAACATCATTTGATACAGATAGTCCTATTTACACAACTTACACTACTGGATTCTGTGCATTTCCAGGAGCTCAGTTAGTTGAACCTTTATACGAGGTTGTTGATAACGTTTATGGTGTTGATGATTGTAATATTCTTTGCCAGAATGATCCTCATTGTTGGTTATGGTCTTACAATATTGTTAACAGACAGTGTTCATTCCATATGAATGCAGTTTCATTCGAATATACTTCTGCTCCAGATGTTGTTTCTGGCCCAAGATATTGTCAATGTAATTATGAAATGCCAAACCAATTGTTTAATTTGATTGGAAAGAATGTAAagatttctaataataataataataataataataatagtggAGGAGATTACAATGCATACTTTTCAGAAAATACATTCGAGTGTGACTATCCAACATTTGGGTTTGCAATTACTAATGGGGATCCAATCTTGAATACCACTTCTCCATCCCCACAAGTTTGTTTGAAGGAAGTTCTCGCAGATAGGGGTGGGATTGCGTCTTATTGGACTTACGATCCAATTACCCAAAGATGTGAGAGTGCTGTAGGAGGTTATCTTAGGCCTCAAAAGTTTGGTCCTCCTACAACTCCAAAAGATTTGGCAAAAAATAATCACGGACAAAATAACAATGCATTCTTGTTAGGAGGTGAAGTCCCAAGAGTACATAACACTCCAAATAATTTCCGTAAGCTAAGTCTTGATTTGTTTGAGAAACTCCCTAcaattaatgaagaaaataagaaaagcatgaattttgagaatttgATTCCTGAAATGATGTCCATTCCAGATGTTGGGGGAGTATCGCCTGTATATGGATTTAAAGACAATAAGAATGAAAAGGATGGTGATGGTGATGGCGATGGAGATGGAGATGGTGACGGGGATGGAGATGGAGACGGAGATGGAGATGGTGATGGTGATGGAGAGGAGGAGAGAACTACTtctactactactactactactactactaccactaccactactactactactactactactactactaccactactactactactaccactactactactactacctCTAGTACCACCACCACTGAGATGGAAATAACAGAGGAAGCTAATGAAGAGGAAAAGAATACTGAACAAAACACTGAGTTCTCAAACTTGGATGATTACcttaaaattattgaacaaaataatgaaaacaTTCTAGATggaaatgaaattaatcctgatgaagaaaataatgaagaatataaaaacaTATATGACATAGCAACTTTGATAGTGTCTcataaaagtattaatgaACTTACTGAGGAAGAAGTGACTGAAGCTCAATCTAATGAACTTAATCAAGAAGAAAGGGAAAGTTCAATAGAAAAAGTGTATGAGATTACGGaaagtatattaaatagTCTCGATCCAAATCAAATCTCTATTATTGATACTCAAATAGCCGAAGGAATACATCGAAATTATAGTATTGCAACTTTAAAGATACCTTTCAACagttttgaagaaattaaacaagaaatatataataattataattatggctatccaatatatttcttaaaaGGATTATATAAGGAAAATGTTTTagatttcaatattaatggaTTTGATGATTTTCAAATCATTGATTTGACTTTCttattccaaaatatttctttctgTGATATATCTAAATATCATGCAACTATTATGGTTTTAAATATTGCAGCTAATATACACAAGTTACTTAATTGTAGTCCACATATGATTCAAATTACAGATTTCCCACCAACCATTATTGaacaaaatatatattgcCAAAAACGTGTATTAGAATATACTGTGAGGTAA
- a CDS encoding myosin regulatory light chain, translating into MEIINRTLDSIFVKCHDIQVENIKYGELVVLIESDDDYSGYSDADINENYGEFDGENEDNGEIANESSVEDVLEIVRQATIAKKEPTIYEIEFGNVSNTSGKCNFDDLIKFLHRLGLSPTEDQCNELKKEFGTSNIDMESALKAYNKTSTDKYTPEELIVSLESTQSEVTRKRLVILLQTFGDKMTEDEINRALDKLEIGNEPIDKNLFIEKLCAGSKQIKTSNTGCINTQSRENLNKSSENCIDPQDNNNNNNDNNVQQEEISDVN; encoded by the coding sequence atggaaattattaatagaacTCTTGATTCTATATTTGTTAAATGTCATGATATCCAAGTTGAAAACATTAAATATGGAGAATTGGTAGTATTAATCGAATCTGATGATGATTATTCTGGATATTCCGATGctgatattaatgaaaattatgGAGAATTTGATGGAGAAAACGAAGACAATGGAGAAATTGCTAATGAATCATCTGTTGAAGATGTTTTAGAAATTGTTAGACAAGCAACTATTGCAAAAAAAGAACCAACCATTTATGAAATCGAATTTGGAAATGTTTCAAACACTTCAGGAAAATGtaattttgatgatttaataaaattcttaCATAGATTAGGGCTTTCACCAACTGAAGATCAATGTAATGAacttaaaaaagaatttggaaCAAGTAATATTGATATGGAATCTGCACTTAAAGCTTATAATAAGACATCTACTGATAAATATACTCCAGAAGAACTCATAGTTTCATTAGAGTCTACTCAATCAGAAGTTACCAGAAAGAGACTTGTTATTCTATTACAAACATTTGGAGATAAAATGACtgaagatgaaattaatagagCTCTTGATAAGCTTGAAATTGGAAATGAACCAATTGATAAGAACTTATTCATTGAGAAATTATGTGCTGGTTCCAAACAAATCAAAACTTCAAATACTGGTTGCATTAATACTCAATCAAGAGAAAACTTGAATAAATCTTCCGAAAATTGCATTGACCCtcaagataataataataataataatgataataatgttCAGCAAGAAGAAATTTCTGAtgttaattaa
- a CDS encoding Gbp1/Gbp2p-like single stranded G-strand telomeric DNA-binding protein (with a rrm domain; transcripts identified by EST) — translation MVSDKNCRVYVGNLPWKAKWHDLKDHMRQAGNVIRADVFEDEVGRSRGCGVVEYSFPEEAQRAINELNNTTLLDRLIFVREDREDESSRYGRRSNKWNNRGYGMRTRTHAPRPPLKEENKGKQVFVTNLAWKTTQEDLAKAFNEIGPLESCEVFYFEDGRSRGIATIVFTDPNHAQLAVEKLNDREIDGREILVRIDQ, via the coding sequence ATGGTATCTGATAAAAACTGCCGTGTTTATGTTGGAAATCTTCCATGGAAGGCAAAGTGGCACGATCTTAAGGATCACATGCGACAAGCTGGAAATGTTATTCGGGCAGACGTCTTTGAAGATGAAGTTGGCCGTTCTAGGGGTTGTGGAGTAGTTGAGTATTCATTTCCGGAGGAAGCTCAAAGAGCTAtcaatgaattaaataatactaCATTACTTGATCGTCTAATTTTTGTGCGTGAGGATCGTGAAGATGAATCAAGTAGATATGGTAGAAGATCAAACAAATGGAATAACAGAGGCTATGGAATGAGAACAAGGACTCATGCTCCAAGACCTCCACTAAAAGAGGAAAATAAAGGAAAGCAAGTCTTTGTTACTAACTTGGCTTGGAAAACTACTCAAGAGGATCTTGCTAAAGCctttaatgaaattggTCCTTTAGAATCTTGCGAGGTCTTTTATTTCGAAGATGGAAGATCACGAGGAATTGCTACAATTGTTTTCACTGATCCTAACCATGCACAACTTGCTGTTGAGAAGCTCAACGATCGTGAAATAGATGGTCGCGAGATATTGGTTAGAATCGACCagtaa
- a CDS encoding TPR repeat proteini has product MEFVSKLKSEGFTIESWHSLALHLYNVEELEKCETLLQECIEEYELLDEKLTQNQNQNQHSDIYINRLENSIQTIGMLTMLELNLALGCFETNYRKSESIIRRTEERLKQFMKLFSCNYSSSNNFKAIHKYWGFLYLYKSVITNEVDLSQRNTFLDQAEKEFTITLESNTKDTQAISGLANVLYQKMAFSRALRLFSTLLLILGTEKCPNTVRLAMACCNLRLGNLKKSQECCKRAIYICIFGAKTDDDTINATGDDKEKMETLFIKKDGKEEAQLNRDLLENETFIDSLTQFERQTLSDLLLCYSKSTNYKGLSLKNTFEIIAKIFPSHPALVLYASNAEFYLGYTPNSNFEKELHNISKRCSNFYCSLEAHFHIAKRLHLRKDIANAHSHYIIVVDVLKNFYNTDKTLLNLYLSCLLGAIKTSCGLQKWDVSTQYIHKAFESLGIKGSVDSLKDYNLPIEYLYEFLIPTISLVIMSIEDPAMIPTTISIFSQLTIEERLLNCLHYLFFILNKMDDINSKQCYIIVFLLQKITTCLLFRGRRTIRRSDYNYEVITTLISKYTNYSATLKPIPLIVILFSCLKYLIVNCNSLPSPSDSKRNSSCDNPMLNSTPYLRYKDLVRENFGIYLNNLGVCIMECATSLSPEHCCIGSNEHTMLNESLEIFNQSKEWFKNSILNSNKTVEIVIRFNSAICHELKGFYANANDEYKRLTSEFPWFTSAWLRRACLALERNDYQLAAQYCELSLNSKSPDIGTLNSGSNSEPNSDTNSVYSWAPGIGNNHESANLLLSHIYFCQKKPDKSFSALSKVIKSKNTYYSNIGKVLLGFALYNKAKYQSQSNYSGEMSMYNPTSIQSRLVLSEVLRHESFNYIASNLILIQAAECGLFESSKDMWKYMTDISSALEGAASCMHYVALINLGVLHAVLLAVSTQRNPPPAQHNLTLRSIVDDNNVGGIDGRNEVLGSHPHFAEQKRIMKTTVKLFQQALQFDPTEKTIHMSLIKCCFDMNMWEDARKLLEKATLRWPSDLTFKIGLTYCLERLVYSEMGDMERAKHPGRVKYWMMLCEAVGNFYHWLSIIKETFQVVDMKFINQIKNNKLNVTSLQKFVPGIVMHNQDNKIVLNTENKDDLRYKLSAIPLEGTDLLPNIEYLTKQELIMSRKLYSRFEELLPIVEQVYEKEQRDVEELRIRSEDFRKKQEEERRRKEEEEKLASERIKLLSIELGKEAESIAASLPDIQAEKRSKSSKRDRSDDLERHEEDDEDDDDELASGNQSDPYTGSDSQSETRSNLDSSSDAEEKKRQHASKSSKNKEKKSRKDKKKKKKQEDRIRSLNISSENSLSNSNEESDVEQIGSKMRDSGSESDILASKLKKNKKKKSNYGKKKEEKRLLKLKRLEEQTAALLEEEEKEKKEAQPQENTNHDGLSENEKEFDHEESQGRLRLKKRRFQDTEDIDLQLGGEDESGNTSLEQNKTNVQLEIQNDQDLSLQNDDGSVNVDFDSRS; this is encoded by the coding sequence ATGGAATTTGTCTCTAAACTTAAAAGTGAGGGATTCACGATAGAATCCTGGCACTCACTTGCTTTGCACTTATATAACGTAGAAGAACTCGAAAAATGTGAAACTCTTTTGCAAGAATGTATTGAGGAGTATGAACTCTTGGATGAAAAGCTCACACAAAATCAAAACCAAAATCAACACTCCgatatatatatcaatCGCCTCGAAAACTCTATTCAAACTATTGGAATGTTGACTATGCTTGAACTTAATTTAGCTTTGGGATGCTTTGAGACTAACTACAGAAAGTCAGAGTCCATTATTAGAAGAACAGAAGAAAGACTTAAGCAGTTTATGAAACTTTTTAGCTGTAACTATTCATctagtaataattttaaagcTATTCACAAATACTGGGGATTCCTTTATCTATATAAGAGTGTTATCACAAATGAGGTAGATCTTTCCCAGAGAAATACTTTTCTTGACCAAGCTGAGAAGGAATTTACCATTACCCTTGAATCTAATACCAAAGATACCCAAGCTATATCTGGATTAGCCAATGTTCTTTATCAGAAGATGGCCTTCTCCAGGGCTCTAAGACTATTCTCAACTCTTCTTCTTATACTTGGGACTGAAAAGTGTCCAAACACCGTCAGACTTGCTATGGCTTGCTGTAATCTTCGCTTAGGTAATCTTAAAAAGTCTCAAGAATGCTGTAAAAGGGCAATctatatttgtatttttggcgccaaaaccGATGATGACACTATTAATGCTACTGGTGATGACAAGGAGAAAATGGaaactttatttataaaaaagGATGGTAAAGAGGAAGCTCAACTCAACAGAGATTTACTTGAGAATGAAACTTTTATTGATTCATTGACACAGTTTGAAAGGCAAACTCTTTCTGACTTACTTTTGTGTTATTCAAAAAGCACTAATTACAAGGGTCTTAGCCTCAAGAACACCTTTGAGATTATAGCTAAGATATTCCCAAGTCACCCAGCTCTTGTTTTGTATGCCAGTAATGCTGAGTTTTATTTGGGTTATACTCCTAATAGCAACTTTGAGAAAGAACTACACAACATTTCAAAAAGATGTTCAAACTTTTATTGTTCTCTTGAGGCTCATTTCCACATTGCTAAGAGGCTTCATCTCAGAAAAGATATTGCTAATGCTCATTCTCACTATATTATAGTTGTTGATGTGCTTAAAAATTTCTATAATACAGACAAAACTTTACTCAATCTTTATTTATCTTGTCTACTTGGTGCTATTAAAACAAGTTGTGGACTTCAGAAATGGGATGTTTCAACACAATATATCCATAAAGCATTTGAATCTTTGGGAATTAAGGGATCAGTTGACTCTCTAAAAGACTATAACCTCCCTATTGAATATCTTTATGAGTTTTTAATCCCCACAATTTCATTAGTTATCATGAGTATTGAAGATCCGGCTATGATTCCTACCACAATTTCAATCTTCTCTCAACTAACAATTGAAGAAAGGCTCCTTAATTGTCTGCATTATCTATTTTTcatattgaataaaatgGATGACattaattcaaaacaaTGCTATATTATTGTCTTCcttcttcaaaaaattaCGACATGTCTTTTATTTAGAGGAAGGAGGACAATTCGTCGCAGTGATTATAACTATGAAGTAATTACTACCttaatttccaaatatacAAACTATTCAGCAACTCTCAAACCTATTCCTCTTattgtaatattattttcttgtcTCAAGTACCTAATAGTTAATTGTAATTCCTTACCTTCACCAAGCGATAgcaaaagaaattcaagTTGTGATAATCCAATGTTGAATTCAACTCCTTACCTCAGGTATAAGGATTTAGTTAGGGagaattttggaatttaCTTAAACAATTTAGGAGTATGTATCATGGAGTGCGCGACGTCTTTATCACCAGAACACTGTTGTATTGGAAGCAACGAGCATACAATGTTAAATGAATCATTGGAAATCTTTAATCAAAGTAAGGAATGGTTTAAAAATAGTATATTAAACTCAAACAAGACTGTTGAGATTGTTATCAGGTTTAATTCTGCAATTTGTCACGAATTAAAAGGATTCTATGCAAATGCCAATGACGAGTATAAAAGGCTTACATCTGAATTTCCTTGGTTTACTTCTGCTTGGCTTAGAAGAGCTTGTCTAGCTTTAGAAAGAAATGACTACCAACTTGCTGCTCAGTACTGTGAGCTctctttaaattcaaaatctcCAGATATTGGAACGTTGAATTCAGGTTCAAACTCAGAACCAAACTCTGACACAAATTCAGTATATTCTTGGGCTCCTGGAATAGGTAACAATCACGAATCTGCAAATCTCTTACTCTCccatatttatttttgtcaAAAGAAGCCTGATAAGAGTTTTAGTGCATTAAGTAAAGTTATAAAGTCAAAAAATACGTACTACTCTAATATTGGGAAAGTTCTTCTTGGGTTTGCACTTTACAATAAAGCCAAATATCAGTCTCAATCAAACTATTCAGGTGAAATGAGCATGTATAACCCAACAAGCATTCAGTCTAGACTTGTTTTATCGGAAGTACTCAGGCATGaatcatttaattatattgcaagtaatttaattcttatCCAAGCTGCGGAATGTGGACTATTTGAATCTTCCAAAGACATGTGGAAATATATGACAGATATTTCAAGTGCCTTGGAAGGTGCCGCCTCTTGCATGCATTACGTGGCACTAATAAATTTAGGTGTTTTGCATGCGGTCTTATTGGCAGTTTCTACTCAGAGGAACCCGCCACCAGCCCAACATAATTTGACATTGAGATCAATAGTGgatgataataatgttGGTGGAATTGATGGAAGGAATGAGGTATTGGGTTCTCATCCTCACTTTGCGGAGCAGAAAAGAATTATGAAGACTACGGTGAAGCTTTTCCAACAGGCATTACAGTTTGACCCCACAGAAAAGACTATCCATATGTCATTAATTAAGTGTTGTTTTGATATGAATATGTGGGAAGATGCAAGAAAGTTGTTAGAGAAGGCAACTTTGAGGTGGCCAAGTGATCTGACTTTTAAGATAGGGCTTACATATTGTTTAGAGAGACTTGTATATTCTGAAATGGGAGATATGGAGAGAGCAAAACACCCAGGTAGGGTAAAGTACTGGATGATGTTATGTGAGGCGGTTGGAAACTTTTACCATTGgctttcaattattaaagagaCCTTTCAAGTGGTTGATATGaagtttattaatcaaattaagaataataaacttAATGTTACATCGCTCCAAAAGTTTGTTCCAGGTATTGTTATGCATAACCAGGATAATAAGATAGTTTTGAATACAGAAAATAAAGACGATCTTAGATACAAGTTATCAGCAATACCACTGGAAGGAACTGATTTGCTgccaaatattgaatatttaacaaaacaggaattaataatgagtAGGAAGTTATATTCTAGATTCGAAGAACTTCTACCTATAGTTGAGCAAGTTTATGAGAAGGAGCAAAGGGATGTTGAGGAGTTACGAATTCGAAGTGAAGATTTTAGGAAGAAACAGGAAGAGGAGAGACGGAGaaaggaggaggaggagaaGCTTGCTTCTGAGAGAATTAAGCTTCTTTCTATTGAGCTCGGAAAAGAAGCTGAAAGTATTGCAGCTAGCTTACCAGATATACAAGCTGAAAAGAGATCCAAATCTTCTAAACGAGATAGAAGCGATGACCTCGAAAGGcatgaagaagatgatgaagatgatgatgacgAATTAGCTTCAGGAAATCAATCAGACCCATATACAGGTTCAGATTCTCAATCAGAAACTCGATCGAATTTGGACTCTTCTAGTGATGCAgaggaaaaaaagagaCAACATGCTTCAAAGTCCTCTAAGAATAAGGAAAAGAAGAGCAGAAaggataaaaaaaagaagaaaaagcaAGAGGATAGAATCAGATCACTTAATATTAGCAGCGAAAACTCCCTTTCCAATTCTAACGAAGAGTCTGATGTTGAGCAAATTGGCTCCAAAATGCGTGATTCCGGTTCTGAATCCGACATCTTGGCAtcaaaattgaagaaaaacaagaagaaaaagtCAAATTAtggcaaaaaaaaagaggagAAAAGACTACTGAAACTCAAGCGTCTAGAAGAACAAACAGCTGCACTTCTAGAGGAGGAAgagaaggaaaaaaaagaggCTCAGCCCCAAGAAAACACAAATCATGATGGACTATCTGAAAATGAGAAGGAATTTGATCATGAAGAAAGTCAAGGTAGATTGAGATTGAAAAAGAGACGTTTTCAGGATACTGAAGATATAGATCTTCAGTTAGGAGGGGAGGATGAAAGTGGAAACACTAGTTTAGAGCAGAATAAAACTAATGTTCAATTGGAGATCCAAAATGATCAGGATCTGTCACTGCAAAATGATGATGGAAGTGTTAATGTAGATTTTGACAGTCGTTCTTAA